In Sphingomonas sp., a single window of DNA contains:
- a CDS encoding queuosine precursor transporter yields the protein MDTQKLVIPRSLFVYAILYGGMVCMAGVLGVKQVALGPLAVEAGIFGFLILVVLSSAVAELHGQAVATGLVRLGFVPLLMSAALIQLVLILPTDPGMYPPAIAAFPIVVGQGVRMMLAGFISYGTSQTLNVFIFNKLRGQSGPGGLVWFRGMVASVVSQIVDTVLFISISFLGERPILELMAGQMLTKVVLSIVLVPFLITGAVALGRALDGRRG from the coding sequence ATGGATACCCAGAAGCTCGTCATCCCCCGTTCGCTGTTCGTCTACGCCATCCTCTATGGCGGCATGGTCTGCATGGCGGGCGTGCTGGGGGTGAAGCAGGTCGCATTGGGGCCGCTCGCCGTGGAGGCGGGCATCTTCGGCTTCCTCATCCTCGTCGTGCTGTCGAGCGCGGTGGCGGAACTGCACGGCCAGGCGGTTGCCACCGGGCTGGTGCGGCTGGGCTTCGTGCCGCTGCTGATGTCCGCCGCGCTGATCCAGCTGGTGCTGATCCTGCCGACCGATCCCGGCATGTACCCGCCCGCCATCGCCGCCTTCCCGATCGTGGTGGGGCAGGGCGTGCGGATGATGCTGGCGGGCTTCATCTCCTACGGCACGTCGCAGACGCTCAACGTGTTCATCTTCAACAAGCTGCGCGGCCAGTCGGGCCCGGGCGGCCTGGTCTGGTTCCGCGGCATGGTGGCAAGCGTGGTGTCGCAGATCGTCGACACCGTGCTGTTCATCAGCATCTCCTTCCTCGGCGAGCGGCCGATCCTGGAGCTGATGGCCGGACAGATGCTCACCAAGGTGGTGCTGTCGATCGTGCTGGTGCCATTCCTGATCACCGGCGCAGTCGCCCTAGGTCGCGCTCTCGATGGACGTAGGGGCTGA
- a CDS encoding S9 family peptidase, translated as MSENPTPPVAATRPHSVSHHGITIEDPWAWLRDPGYPDVTDKDVLAYLEAENAYFDAIMAPHKPLAETLFQEMRGRIKEDESSVPQKDGDWLYWTDHEVGAEYARWWRKPVAGGDDQLILDETPLAAGKEYFRLGEISVSPDGRLLAYAYDDNGSERFEVRIKDLATGELLPDTISGMLSEIVWTADSKGFLYGLANENWRTDNARWHKLGEPVENDIELFREKDEGYRVAVGETSSRKWLTIATGDHVTSEVWLLPADNPAATPICVAPRQPGREYDVDEHDGTLFIHTNDTDTNWRLVTAPITAPGEWTERIAPSRHFYMTGVSCFADFFIVEGREDGLDQIELHRYDASVPPTRLNFPEASYVAGLGDNPEYAVTKLRLGYESMVTPGTVQDYDVATGALETLKVQEIPSGYDGSKYRTERLTITARDGTAVPVSIVYPQDFPRDGTGKLYLYAYGAYGHAIPPGFSTSRMSFLDRGMAFAIAHIRGGDDLGQHWYHEGKLEKRTNTFHDFVDVAKGLIALGYTAPGKIAIAGRSAGGELMGAVVNSDPELWGAVIADVPFVDVLNTMLDESLPLTPGEWPEWGNPIEDKAAFELIRSYSPYDNVRAQAYPPMLISGGLNDPRVTYWEPAKWAARLRATKTDDNILLLKTNMGAGHGGKSGRWESLREYADEMAFVLWQLGVEG; from the coding sequence ATGAGCGAAAACCCCACGCCGCCCGTCGCCGCGACCCGCCCGCACAGCGTCTCCCACCACGGCATCACCATCGAAGACCCCTGGGCCTGGCTGCGCGACCCCGGCTACCCCGACGTCACCGACAAGGACGTACTCGCCTATCTCGAGGCCGAGAACGCCTATTTCGACGCGATCATGGCGCCCCACAAGCCGCTCGCCGAGACGCTGTTCCAGGAGATGCGCGGCCGCATCAAGGAAGACGAATCCAGCGTCCCCCAGAAGGACGGCGACTGGCTCTACTGGACCGATCACGAGGTCGGCGCCGAATATGCCCGCTGGTGGCGCAAGCCCGTCGCAGGCGGCGACGACCAGCTAATCCTCGACGAGACCCCGCTCGCCGCCGGCAAGGAATATTTCCGTCTCGGCGAAATCTCGGTCAGCCCCGACGGCCGCCTGCTCGCCTATGCCTATGACGACAACGGCTCGGAGCGGTTCGAAGTCCGCATCAAGGACCTCGCCACCGGCGAACTCCTCCCCGACACCATCTCGGGCATGCTCTCCGAGATCGTCTGGACCGCGGACTCCAAGGGCTTCCTCTACGGCCTCGCCAACGAGAATTGGCGCACCGACAATGCCCGCTGGCACAAGCTGGGCGAGCCGGTCGAAAACGACATCGAGCTGTTCCGCGAGAAGGACGAAGGCTACCGCGTCGCCGTCGGCGAGACCTCGTCGCGCAAATGGCTGACCATCGCCACCGGCGACCATGTGACCAGCGAAGTCTGGCTGCTCCCCGCCGACAACCCCGCTGCCACGCCGATCTGCGTCGCCCCGCGCCAGCCGGGCCGCGAATATGACGTGGACGAGCATGACGGCACGCTGTTCATCCACACCAACGATACCGACACCAACTGGCGCCTCGTCACCGCACCCATCACCGCCCCCGGCGAATGGACCGAGCGCATCGCCCCCTCGCGCCATTTCTACATGACCGGCGTCAGCTGCTTCGCCGATTTCTTCATCGTCGAGGGCCGCGAGGACGGGCTCGACCAGATCGAGCTGCACCGCTACGACGCGAGCGTGCCCCCGACGCGCCTCAACTTCCCCGAGGCGAGCTATGTCGCGGGCCTGGGCGACAACCCGGAGTACGCCGTCACCAAGCTGCGCCTCGGCTATGAATCGATGGTCACCCCCGGCACCGTCCAGGATTACGACGTCGCGACGGGCGCGCTGGAGACGCTGAAGGTCCAGGAGATCCCCAGCGGCTATGACGGCAGCAAGTATCGCACCGAGCGCCTGACCATCACCGCGCGCGACGGCACCGCCGTCCCCGTCTCGATCGTCTACCCGCAGGACTTCCCGCGCGACGGCACCGGCAAGCTCTATCTCTATGCCTACGGCGCCTATGGCCACGCCATCCCGCCGGGCTTCTCGACCAGCCGCATGTCATTCCTCGATCGCGGCATGGCCTTCGCCATCGCCCATATCCGCGGCGGCGACGATCTCGGCCAGCACTGGTATCACGAGGGCAAGCTGGAGAAGCGCACCAACACCTTCCACGATTTCGTCGACGTGGCGAAGGGGCTGATCGCGCTCGGCTATACCGCGCCGGGCAAGATCGCCATCGCCGGCCGATCGGCGGGCGGCGAGCTGATGGGCGCGGTGGTCAATTCGGATCCCGAACTGTGGGGCGCGGTGATCGCCGACGTGCCGTTCGTCGACGTGCTCAACACCATGCTCGACGAGAGCCTGCCGCTCACCCCCGGCGAGTGGCCCGAATGGGGCAACCCGATCGAGGACAAGGCGGCATTCGAGCTCATCCGCAGCTACAGCCCGTACGACAATGTGCGGGCACAGGCCTATCCGCCGATGCTGATCTCGGGCGGCCTCAACGACCCGCGCGTGACCTATTGGGAGCCCGCCAAATGGGCCGCCCGCCTGCGCGCGACCAAGACCGACGACAATATCCTGCTGCTCAAGACCAATATGGGCGCCGGCCATGGCGGCAAGTCCGGGCGGTGGGAGAGTTTGCGCGAGTACGCCGACGAGATGGCGTTCGTGCTTTGGCAGTTGGGGGTGGAGGGGTAA
- a CDS encoding flagellin: protein MAFSVNTNVGAMAALQSLTSTQKDLATTQNRINTGLSVSSTKDDSASYTIAQGLRGDLGGLKAVSSSLSRAKSVTDVAVAGAEQISDIVNQMKAKATQAADAGIDSSTRDALNKDFTALRDQITTIVNASDFNGTNLLKASGGQVTALQSLQDSNTTTTAWNPDSLSVANQGLDLGGSTITVASSGQINSQAAAQSMVDTLTTTQNNLKTTLSTLGAASRKIDAQQTFTSKLSDVIDGGIGNLVDADLAKESAKLQALQVKQQLGVQALSIANQAPQTITSLFR, encoded by the coding sequence ATGGCATTTTCGGTTAATACCAACGTCGGCGCAATGGCGGCTCTTCAGAGCCTGACTTCGACCCAGAAGGATCTGGCTACCACCCAGAACCGCATCAACACCGGCCTGTCGGTGTCTTCGACCAAGGACGATTCGGCGTCCTATACGATCGCGCAGGGCCTCCGTGGCGATCTGGGCGGCCTGAAGGCGGTGTCTTCGTCGCTCAGCCGCGCCAAGAGCGTGACGGACGTCGCCGTGGCCGGTGCCGAGCAGATCTCCGACATCGTCAACCAGATGAAGGCGAAGGCCACCCAGGCGGCCGATGCGGGCATCGACAGCTCGACCCGCGACGCGCTCAACAAGGACTTCACTGCGCTGCGCGACCAGATCACCACGATCGTCAACGCGTCGGACTTCAACGGCACCAACCTGCTCAAGGCTTCGGGTGGTCAGGTGACCGCGCTGCAGTCGCTGCAGGATTCGAACACCACGACCACCGCATGGAACCCCGACTCGCTGAGCGTTGCGAACCAGGGCCTCGACCTGGGCGGCTCGACGATCACCGTCGCGTCGAGCGGTCAGATCAACTCGCAGGCTGCGGCACAGTCGATGGTCGACACGCTCACCACGACCCAGAACAACCTGAAGACCACGCTCAGCACGCTGGGTGCCGCCTCGCGCAAGATCGACGCGCAGCAGACCTTCACCAGCAAGCTGTCGGACGTGATCGACGGCGGCATCGGCAACCTTGTCGACGCCGATCTGGCGAAGGAATCGGCAAAGCTGCAGGCCCTGCAGGTCAAGCAGCAGCTTGGTGTCCAGGCGCTGTCGATCGCCAACCAGGCGCCGCAGACGATCACGTCGCTGTTCCGCTAA
- the argB gene encoding acetylglutamate kinase codes for MTDHAPHPALLAKAETLTEALPYLQRYAGATFVVKYGGHAMGDPELARDFAEDVVLLKAVGINPIVVHGGGPQIGRMLKRLGVESTFVGGLRVTDKATAEIAEMVLAGSINKEIVAWIAAAGGRAVGISGKDAGLVRAEKVQRSEADPLQGIERHVDLGFVGEPVAVDISILQSLAASGFIPVVSPIALGADGHTYNINADTMAGAIAGACGAKRFFLLTDVPGVLSKTGDLLTDLDAARVQALKDDGTISGGMIPKVETCVNAVAAGVDAAVILDGRIPHGMLLEIFTRQGVGTLVHA; via the coding sequence ATGACCGATCACGCACCCCATCCGGCGCTGCTCGCCAAGGCCGAGACCCTCACCGAGGCGCTGCCCTATCTGCAGCGCTATGCCGGCGCCACCTTCGTCGTGAAATATGGCGGCCACGCCATGGGCGATCCCGAGCTGGCGCGCGACTTCGCCGAAGACGTGGTGTTACTGAAGGCGGTGGGGATCAACCCGATCGTCGTCCATGGCGGCGGCCCGCAGATCGGCCGGATGCTCAAGCGGCTCGGCGTCGAATCGACCTTTGTCGGCGGCCTGCGCGTCACCGACAAGGCGACCGCCGAGATCGCCGAGATGGTCCTCGCCGGATCGATCAACAAGGAAATCGTCGCCTGGATCGCGGCGGCCGGCGGCCGGGCCGTGGGCATTTCGGGCAAGGATGCGGGGCTGGTGCGCGCCGAGAAGGTGCAGCGCAGCGAGGCCGATCCGCTGCAGGGCATCGAGCGCCATGTCGACCTCGGCTTCGTCGGCGAGCCGGTGGCGGTGGACATTTCCATCCTTCAGTCGCTGGCGGCGTCGGGCTTCATCCCGGTGGTGTCGCCGATCGCGCTGGGGGCGGACGGCCACACCTACAACATCAACGCCGATACCATGGCGGGCGCGATCGCCGGGGCGTGCGGCGCCAAGCGCTTCTTCCTGCTCACCGACGTGCCCGGCGTGCTGAGCAAGACCGGCGACCTGCTCACCGATCTCGACGCGGCGCGGGTGCAGGCGCTGAAGGACGACGGCACCATCTCGGGCGGCATGATCCCCAAGGTGGAGACCTGCGTGAACGCGGTCGCGGCCGGGGTCGACGCGGCGGTGATCCTCGACGGGCGCATTCCGCACGGCATGCTGCTGGAGATCTTCACGCGCCAGGGCGTCGGTACGCTGGTGCATGCCTGA
- a CDS encoding pitrilysin family protein, translating into MPSIRLLCTTALIALAAPALPVSAQQAPSATAPAPLSTLVDQVKLPYEQFTLANGLRVIVHTDRKAPVVALSVWYDVGSTFEPAGKTGFAHLFEHLMFNGSQNAPGDFFEPLKQVGATDLNGTTSFDRTNYFETVPKPALARALFLESDRMGWLTPAITQAVLDEQRGVVQNEKRQGDNQPYGLMKYPMFAELFGGTPYGHLPIGSMADLDKASLADVKGWFHDHYGPNNAVLVLAGDIDAAEARPLVEQYFGSIPRGPKSTPPSVTMPVRTAPKTILLKDSVPAALIVRSWAIPGLNDPDSVALEVFGQVLGGLASSRLDNALVRKEKLVVNVSAGAYPNALLGMFQIQAVLKPGVDPALVNQRIDAILAELLAKGPTADEVQRVATSNVASTIAGLESARAQAATLAEGALYSNDPGFFRKRLGELAAMTPAKARAAAAKWLTRPALTIRVEPGARETYQESAPVPPATPAAEAAILKGTRGPLPDVGPVRDIRFPDVTRTRLSNGMEVIYAQQRAVPITQVSLSFDAGITADPDGKAGTQNLTLSLLEEGTTRRDSIAIAEAEERLGANIGAGSSADRTYLTLTLPSTNLGGAMELFADVVRHPAFVPAEVERIRATTLTGIQFELSDPSGLANRVLPGLLYGSAYPYAKLGNGSGDPAAVAKLSRDDLFAFHRAWIRPDKAKLFVVSDLPLAQVKAALEARFGDWKGEGAAGVKAFAGKPQPTGARIVLVDRAASPQSLIQAGAMTPLDPTGDLLVAITANQVLGGGFLSRINMELRENKHWSYGAGGGFNWLEHAVPYAIEAPVQADRTGDSIQAIRQQVRDFLTTKGVTPAELTREVNGATRELAGRFETAGAVLGAMQQNDIRHRPDDYYDSIAQKYRALTAPQLDAAARGALDVDRFVWVVVGDAAKVRPQLDSLGLPVEVISAASLAGKAPPATK; encoded by the coding sequence ATGCCGTCCATTCGCCTGCTCTGCACTACCGCGCTGATCGCGCTCGCCGCGCCTGCCCTGCCCGTCTCCGCCCAGCAGGCCCCCTCGGCCACCGCGCCTGCGCCGCTGTCCACCCTCGTTGACCAGGTGAAGCTCCCCTATGAGCAGTTCACCCTCGCCAACGGCCTGCGCGTGATCGTCCATACCGATCGCAAGGCGCCCGTCGTCGCGCTGTCGGTGTGGTATGATGTCGGCTCCACCTTCGAGCCCGCGGGCAAGACCGGCTTTGCGCATCTGTTCGAGCATCTGATGTTCAACGGCTCGCAGAACGCCCCCGGCGACTTCTTCGAGCCGCTCAAGCAGGTTGGCGCCACCGATCTCAATGGTACCACCAGCTTCGATCGCACCAATTATTTCGAGACGGTGCCCAAGCCCGCGCTCGCCCGCGCGCTGTTCCTCGAAAGCGATCGGATGGGCTGGCTCACCCCGGCGATCACGCAGGCCGTGCTCGACGAGCAGCGCGGCGTCGTCCAGAACGAGAAGCGCCAGGGCGACAATCAGCCCTATGGCCTGATGAAATATCCGATGTTCGCCGAATTGTTCGGCGGCACGCCCTATGGGCATCTGCCGATCGGATCGATGGCCGATCTCGACAAGGCCAGCCTCGCCGATGTGAAGGGCTGGTTCCACGATCATTATGGCCCGAACAACGCGGTGCTGGTTCTCGCCGGCGACATCGACGCCGCCGAGGCGCGGCCGCTGGTCGAGCAATATTTCGGGAGCATCCCGCGCGGCCCGAAGAGCACGCCGCCCAGCGTGACGATGCCCGTCCGCACCGCGCCCAAGACGATCCTGCTCAAGGACAGCGTGCCCGCCGCGCTGATCGTGCGCAGCTGGGCGATTCCCGGGCTCAACGATCCGGATTCGGTCGCGCTCGAAGTGTTCGGGCAGGTGCTGGGCGGGCTCGCCAGCTCGCGGCTCGACAATGCGCTGGTCCGCAAGGAGAAGCTGGTCGTCAACGTCTCGGCCGGCGCCTATCCCAACGCGCTGCTCGGCATGTTCCAGATCCAGGCGGTGCTCAAGCCGGGGGTCGATCCGGCGCTGGTCAACCAGCGCATCGACGCGATCCTGGCCGAGCTGCTCGCCAAGGGCCCGACCGCCGACGAAGTCCAGCGCGTCGCCACCAGCAACGTCGCCAGCACGATCGCCGGGCTGGAATCGGCGCGGGCGCAGGCCGCGACGCTGGCCGAGGGCGCGCTCTATTCCAACGATCCCGGCTTCTTCCGCAAGCGTCTAGGCGAACTCGCGGCGATGACGCCCGCCAAGGCGCGCGCCGCCGCCGCCAAATGGCTGACGCGCCCGGCGCTGACCATCCGCGTCGAGCCCGGCGCGCGCGAGACCTATCAGGAATCGGCGCCCGTCCCGCCCGCCACCCCGGCCGCCGAGGCGGCGATCCTCAAGGGTACGCGCGGGCCCCTGCCCGATGTCGGCCCGGTGCGCGACATCCGTTTTCCCGACGTGACCCGCACGCGGCTGTCGAACGGCATGGAGGTGATCTATGCGCAGCAGCGCGCGGTGCCGATCACCCAGGTGTCGCTGAGCTTCGACGCCGGCATCACCGCCGATCCGGACGGCAAGGCGGGCACCCAGAACCTGACGCTGTCGCTGCTCGAGGAAGGCACCACCCGTCGCGATTCGATCGCGATCGCCGAGGCCGAGGAGCGACTGGGCGCCAATATCGGCGCGGGCAGCTCGGCGGACCGCACCTATCTGACGCTCACCCTGCCGAGCACCAATCTGGGCGGCGCGATGGAGCTGTTCGCCGATGTCGTGCGGCACCCCGCCTTCGTCCCCGCCGAAGTCGAGCGGATCCGCGCGACGACGCTCACCGGCATCCAGTTCGAGCTGAGCGATCCCAGCGGCCTCGCCAATCGCGTGCTGCCGGGGCTGCTCTATGGCAGCGCCTATCCCTATGCCAAGCTCGGCAACGGCTCGGGCGATCCCGCCGCGGTCGCCAAATTGTCGCGCGACGATCTGTTCGCCTTCCACCGCGCCTGGATCCGGCCGGACAAGGCCAAGCTCTTCGTGGTCAGCGACCTGCCGCTGGCGCAGGTCAAGGCGGCACTGGAGGCTCGCTTCGGCGACTGGAAGGGCGAGGGCGCCGCGGGCGTCAAGGCGTTCGCCGGCAAACCCCAGCCGACCGGCGCCCGCATCGTGCTGGTCGACCGGGCCGCATCGCCCCAGTCGCTGATCCAGGCCGGGGCCATGACGCCGCTCGATCCCACCGGCGATCTGCTCGTCGCGATCACCGCCAACCAGGTGCTGGGCGGCGGCTTCCTGTCGCGCATCAACATGGAGCTGCGCGAGAACAAGCACTGGTCTTACGGCGCGGGCGGCGGCTTCAACTGGCTCGAACATGCAGTGCCCTATGCGATCGAAGCCCCCGTGCAGGCGGACCGTACCGGCGACTCGATCCAGGCGATCCGCCAGCAGGTCCGCGATTTCCTGACCACCAAGGGCGTCACGCCCGCCGAGCTCACCCGCGAGGTCAACGGCGCCACCCGCGAGCTGGCCGGGCGATTCGAAACTGCGGGGGCGGTGCTGGGCGCGATGCAGCAGAACGACATCCGCCACCGCCCGGACGATTATTACGACAGCATCGCGCAAAAATATCGCGCGCTCACCGCGCCCCAGCTTGACGCTGCGGCACGCGGGGCACTGGACGTCGATCGCTTCGTTTGGGTGGTGGTGGGCGACGCCGCCAAGGTCCGCCCGCAGCTTGACAGCCTCGGCCTGCCTGTCGAGGTGATCAGCGCAGCGTCGCTGGCGGGGAAGGCCCCGCCGGCAACCAAGTAA